From Streptomyces sp. NBC_00775, one genomic window encodes:
- a CDS encoding aspartate aminotransferase family protein, with the protein MTPQPNPQVGAAVKAADRAHVFHSWSAQELIDPLAVAGAEGSYFWDYEGKRYLDFTSGLVFTNIGYQHPKVVAAIQEQAATLSTFAPAFAVEARSEAARLIAERTPGDLDKIFFTNGGAEAVENATRMARLHTGRQKVLSAYRSYHGATSTAINLTGDPRRWPNDIGAAGVVHFWAPFLYRSPFHSDSEQQECERALQHLEDTIAFEGPGTIAAIILETIPGTAGIMTPPAGYLPGVREICDRYGIVFILDEVMAGFGRTGKWFAADHFDVTPDLMTFAKGVNSGYVPLGGVAISSAIAETFAKRPYPGGLTYSGHPLACAAAVATINVMEEEGIVKQAARIGETVLGPGLRELAERHPSVGEVRGTGVFWALELVKDRATREPLVPYNAAGAANAPMAAFGAAAKANGLWPFINMNRTHVVPPCNVTEAEAKEGLAALDDALSVADEHTTTP; encoded by the coding sequence ATGACCCCTCAGCCCAACCCCCAGGTCGGCGCCGCCGTGAAGGCCGCGGACCGTGCGCACGTGTTCCACTCCTGGTCCGCGCAGGAGCTCATCGACCCGCTCGCCGTCGCCGGCGCGGAGGGGTCGTACTTCTGGGACTACGAAGGCAAGCGGTATCTGGACTTCACCAGTGGGCTCGTCTTCACCAACATCGGGTACCAGCACCCGAAGGTCGTCGCCGCGATCCAGGAACAGGCCGCAACCCTGTCCACGTTCGCGCCCGCCTTCGCCGTCGAGGCCCGTTCGGAGGCGGCCCGGCTGATCGCCGAGCGGACCCCGGGCGACCTGGACAAGATCTTCTTCACCAACGGTGGCGCGGAGGCCGTCGAGAACGCCACGCGCATGGCCCGGCTGCACACCGGACGCCAGAAGGTGCTCTCCGCGTACCGCTCGTACCACGGTGCCACCTCCACCGCGATCAACCTCACCGGTGACCCGCGACGCTGGCCGAACGACATCGGCGCGGCCGGTGTCGTCCACTTCTGGGCGCCGTTCCTGTACCGCAGCCCCTTCCACTCGGACAGCGAGCAGCAGGAGTGCGAGCGGGCGCTTCAGCACCTTGAGGACACCATCGCCTTCGAGGGTCCTGGCACCATCGCGGCGATCATCCTGGAGACCATCCCGGGTACGGCGGGGATCATGACGCCGCCGGCCGGATACCTCCCCGGAGTGCGGGAGATCTGCGACCGCTACGGCATCGTCTTCATCCTGGACGAGGTCATGGCCGGGTTCGGGCGTACGGGCAAGTGGTTCGCGGCGGACCACTTCGACGTGACGCCGGACCTGATGACCTTCGCCAAGGGTGTGAACTCCGGGTACGTGCCGCTGGGCGGCGTGGCGATCTCCTCGGCCATCGCGGAGACCTTCGCCAAGCGGCCCTACCCCGGTGGGCTCACGTACTCCGGGCATCCGCTGGCGTGTGCCGCCGCCGTCGCCACGATCAACGTCATGGAGGAGGAGGGGATCGTCAAGCAGGCCGCGCGGATCGGTGAGACGGTTCTCGGGCCCGGGCTGCGGGAGCTTGCCGAGCGGCACCCGAGTGTGGGTGAGGTGCGCGGTACCGGTGTCTTCTGGGCTCTGGAGCTGGTGAAGGACCGGGCGACTCGGGAGCCGTTGGTTCCGTACAACGCGGCCGGTGCGGCGAATGCTCCCATGGCCGCGTTCGGTGCCGCCGCGAAGGCGAACGGCCTCTGGCCTTTCATCAACATGAACCGCACCCATGTCGTGCCGCCGTGCAACGTCACGGAGGCCGAGGCCAAGGAGGGACTGGCCGCGCTGGACGACGCCCTGTCGGTGGCCGACGAGCACACGACGACTCCGTAG
- a CDS encoding serine/threonine-protein kinase produces MEKLGPGDPQRIGAYRLLARLGAGGMGHVYLARSDRGRTVAVKLVRQELAEQEEFRARFRQEVQAARRVGGYWTAPVLDADTEAEIPWLATGYVAGPSLQTVVGHDHGALPERSVRILAAGLAHALKDIHTAGLIHRDLKPSNVLVTIDGPRVIDFGIARALETVTEGGLTRTGALVGSPGFMAPEQVRGDRITPACDVFCLGSVLSYAASGALPFGSTNSGVHAMMFRIAQEEPDLEGLPEGLADLVRDCLRKDPAARPTLDQILERTGAEDTVSDGRTRDPWLPSALVAQLGRHAVQLLDTENPDEGQGQGQGKAQGQAAGAGGVPSAPAAVPATPPAPGQAPASASASVPDFSKPPSSPPSSPPTAPQSPSPSSLPPVPQSAPPSAPPEASPEHAPTPAEGGATPPAPGQPAPFNHLPTMVAGTGQTPPPAVPPGTPHPAYGYPQQHPQPTGPGTPHPAYGYPQSGWGQQPGPYGSTPPYGPGVAPSPYGLGGATPPYGPGVVPQQPEASRGNGRSTALLIVVAVVVALGAGGSVYALMKDGGSDDKNNGSAASPASSAPTTPGPSTSEPSPSSESPSASASQGGTIPEGFLGTWDTSIDNKTGHNTRQLTIQQGEVGDTVLSLIADGPAGSGTYHCVFQATLTEAPADGGPLEIGPSTVTVGEPASSCSPGAASEVTLLSDGSLRRVNKDSGEALTYTKSG; encoded by the coding sequence ATGGAGAAGCTGGGGCCGGGGGATCCGCAGCGGATCGGGGCGTATCGGCTGCTGGCACGTCTCGGCGCCGGCGGGATGGGGCACGTGTACCTCGCCCGGTCCGACCGGGGCCGTACCGTCGCCGTCAAGCTGGTGCGGCAGGAGCTCGCCGAGCAGGAGGAGTTCCGGGCGCGCTTCCGGCAGGAGGTGCAGGCCGCGCGGCGGGTCGGGGGGTACTGGACGGCGCCCGTCCTCGACGCGGACACGGAGGCCGAGATCCCGTGGCTGGCCACCGGTTACGTCGCCGGGCCCAGCCTCCAGACCGTCGTCGGCCACGACCACGGCGCACTCCCCGAGCGCTCCGTCCGCATCCTCGCCGCCGGCCTCGCGCACGCGCTCAAGGACATCCACACCGCGGGGCTCATCCACCGCGACCTCAAGCCCTCGAACGTGCTCGTCACCATCGACGGCCCCCGCGTCATCGACTTCGGGATCGCCCGCGCCCTGGAGACGGTGACCGAAGGCGGCCTCACCCGCACCGGCGCGCTCGTCGGCTCGCCCGGCTTCATGGCCCCCGAGCAGGTCCGCGGTGACCGCATCACCCCCGCGTGCGACGTCTTCTGCCTCGGCTCGGTCCTCTCGTACGCCGCCAGTGGCGCCCTTCCCTTCGGGTCGACCAACAGCGGTGTGCACGCGATGATGTTCCGCATCGCCCAGGAGGAACCCGACCTGGAGGGCCTGCCCGAGGGCCTCGCCGACCTCGTACGCGACTGTCTGCGCAAGGACCCCGCCGCCCGGCCCACCCTCGACCAGATCCTGGAGCGCACCGGCGCCGAGGACACCGTCTCGGACGGGCGTACGCGCGACCCGTGGCTGCCGAGTGCCCTGGTGGCCCAACTCGGGCGGCACGCCGTGCAGTTGCTGGACACGGAGAACCCCGACGAGGGGCAGGGGCAGGGACAGGGGAAGGCGCAGGGTCAGGCGGCGGGTGCGGGCGGCGTGCCGAGCGCCCCGGCCGCCGTGCCGGCGACGCCTCCGGCTCCGGGTCAGGCTCCGGCCTCGGCCTCGGCCTCGGTCCCGGACTTCTCCAAGCCCCCCTCCTCGCCCCCCTCCTCGCCCCCGACCGCGCCGCAGTCCCCGTCCCCGTCCTCGCTCCCGCCCGTGCCGCAGTCCGCGCCCCCGTCCGCCCCGCCCGAGGCCTCCCCGGAGCACGCCCCCACCCCGGCCGAGGGGGGTGCCACCCCGCCCGCGCCGGGACAGCCCGCACCCTTCAACCACCTCCCCACGATGGTCGCGGGCACGGGCCAGACACCTCCTCCGGCCGTCCCGCCCGGCACCCCGCACCCCGCGTACGGCTACCCCCAGCAGCACCCCCAGCCCACCGGCCCGGGCACGCCCCATCCCGCGTACGGCTATCCCCAGAGCGGCTGGGGCCAGCAGCCGGGCCCGTACGGCTCGACGCCCCCGTACGGACCGGGCGTCGCCCCCTCCCCGTACGGCCTGGGCGGTGCGACTCCGCCGTACGGACCCGGAGTCGTTCCCCAGCAGCCCGAAGCCTCGCGCGGGAACGGCCGCTCCACCGCCCTCCTGATCGTCGTGGCCGTGGTCGTCGCGCTCGGCGCGGGCGGCAGCGTGTACGCGCTGATGAAGGACGGCGGGAGCGACGACAAGAACAACGGCTCCGCGGCGTCGCCCGCGTCCAGCGCGCCCACGACGCCGGGCCCGAGCACGTCGGAGCCGTCCCCGTCGTCCGAGTCGCCCAGCGCGTCGGCGTCGCAGGGCGGCACGATCCCGGAGGGGTTCCTCGGCACCTGGGACACCAGCATCGACAACAAGACGGGCCACAACACCCGCCAACTGACCATCCAGCAGGGCGAGGTGGGCGACACCGTCCTGTCGCTCATCGCGGACGGACCGGCCGGCAGCGGCACCTACCACTGCGTCTTCCAGGCCACGCTGACCGAGGCGCCGGCCGACGGCGGCCCCCTGGAGATCGGCCCGTCCACGGTCACCGTCGGCGAACCGGCCTCCTCCTGCTCCCCGGGCGCCGCCTCCGAGGTCACCCTCCTGTCCGACGGCAGCCTGCGCCGCGTGAACAAGGACTCGGGCGAGGCGCTGACGTACACGAAGAGCGGCTGA
- a CDS encoding ABC transporter substrate-binding protein → MAATQGGPEGLPDDRAMDFVLGFPTAVAPEYRNRSNLATSPPLFVLRVPAAAYESVVDRVVGALRASLYDNGKLVPYAHLPAEDDSALLSESAGIQVGTGAPEHMTPERYPNFRVMRDLVAYIRKNPAAWREGSQARNLRIYASEQRAQRGGLLGFTRVEGPDLGGLPGFLVGISWLSFVQRMPKWLWARWTSRKVVRGWLGAEPVAGGGKKLFRVMDNAGAVWGAQLKNDPNHEEALQELDRLLLRALLEDLRSPAVGRILPGRRRRTARPVLLVEVPPPGAPGALAAERFLRSLHRARATARPPGPLVVAVGRPSEALLEELGNPADSTFAQASLRLGQNDATPVLVTFSDEAVAAPGLDLRKVDPRTFKVNRMVPTGIVACVTVLALAAGGLVIRQVTAPAEDHTCVGGTESVAESARDTPVPVDSKGWYDAAVKEIGEQNTRAERAAAQGRTVRTVVAFVSSVPTDENETRFDGTIPELRGIAMWQRKLLDDAVSNDSAVRLRVEVRPTGRAFKNAVPEARKLVAEVRGESHDKAYEKVVGVLAYAQSRDETRAALQVLGAAKIPTIGTTATADEMLAGSASLSYWPFTPANSTEARIEADFASQENIVAEPGSEASCSAARRALVIESSADLYSRSLADKFRAGFPGTSQVFNFNQVGDFEPAPPTGATSVSSADELARQLCRALKAEPESVVYWSARARDFTAFIEAMDTRGTCISDDITVLGGNELTNVAQTGAFNNKDWLRLYYSAHRLPATDPRVSDKTLQFVDAYNAFVKRTTKGADPWIQDGHSAVSYDAFHVLSQAVDQARLRDESVSRESVLVALGGGVTFNGATGYVSYDQGNNAPPADKTLVLLRQLADRPEAVVVCGAYRQGASSRAEGPPCAS, encoded by the coding sequence GTGGCAGCGACTCAAGGTGGACCCGAAGGGCTTCCCGACGACCGGGCCATGGACTTTGTCCTCGGCTTCCCTACCGCCGTGGCGCCCGAGTACCGGAACCGGTCGAACCTCGCGACCAGCCCGCCGCTGTTCGTGCTGCGGGTGCCGGCGGCGGCGTACGAGAGCGTCGTGGACCGTGTCGTCGGGGCGCTGCGTGCCTCGCTGTACGACAACGGCAAGCTCGTGCCGTACGCCCATCTTCCCGCCGAGGACGACTCCGCGCTGCTGTCGGAGAGCGCCGGGATCCAGGTGGGGACCGGGGCGCCGGAGCACATGACGCCCGAGCGGTACCCGAACTTCCGTGTGATGCGGGACCTCGTCGCCTACATCCGGAAGAACCCGGCGGCCTGGCGTGAGGGCTCGCAGGCCAGGAACCTGCGCATCTACGCCAGCGAGCAACGGGCCCAGCGCGGCGGCCTGTTGGGCTTCACCCGGGTGGAGGGGCCGGACCTCGGCGGACTCCCCGGATTCCTGGTCGGCATCAGCTGGCTGTCGTTCGTGCAGCGGATGCCGAAGTGGCTGTGGGCCCGCTGGACGTCCCGCAAGGTGGTGCGGGGCTGGCTGGGCGCGGAGCCGGTGGCCGGGGGCGGCAAGAAGCTGTTCCGGGTGATGGACAACGCGGGCGCCGTGTGGGGGGCGCAGCTGAAGAACGACCCGAACCACGAGGAAGCGCTTCAGGAACTCGACCGGCTTCTGCTGCGGGCGCTGCTCGAAGATCTGCGGTCGCCCGCTGTCGGGCGGATCCTGCCGGGGAGGAGACGCAGGACCGCGCGGCCCGTCCTGCTCGTGGAAGTGCCACCGCCGGGTGCGCCCGGAGCCCTGGCCGCCGAGCGGTTTCTGCGCTCGCTGCACCGGGCGCGCGCCACCGCCCGGCCGCCGGGACCCCTCGTCGTGGCCGTGGGCCGGCCGTCCGAGGCGTTGCTGGAAGAGCTCGGCAACCCGGCCGACTCCACCTTCGCGCAGGCCAGCCTGCGGCTCGGCCAGAACGACGCCACCCCGGTCCTTGTGACCTTCAGCGACGAGGCGGTGGCCGCGCCGGGGCTCGACCTCCGCAAGGTCGATCCGCGCACGTTCAAGGTCAACCGGATGGTCCCCACGGGGATCGTGGCCTGCGTGACCGTCCTCGCGCTGGCCGCCGGGGGCCTGGTCATCCGCCAGGTCACCGCCCCCGCCGAGGACCACACCTGCGTCGGCGGCACCGAGTCGGTGGCCGAGTCCGCCCGTGACACGCCCGTCCCGGTGGACTCCAAGGGCTGGTACGACGCGGCGGTCAAGGAGATCGGCGAGCAGAACACGCGGGCCGAGCGGGCCGCCGCCCAGGGCAGGACCGTACGGACCGTGGTGGCGTTCGTCTCCAGCGTGCCCACCGACGAGAACGAGACGCGCTTCGACGGCACGATCCCCGAGCTGCGCGGTATCGCGATGTGGCAGCGCAAGCTGCTCGACGACGCGGTGTCCAACGACTCGGCCGTACGGCTGCGGGTGGAGGTCCGCCCCACCGGACGCGCGTTCAAGAACGCCGTGCCGGAAGCGAGGAAGCTGGTCGCAGAAGTGCGGGGCGAGAGCCACGACAAGGCGTACGAGAAGGTCGTCGGCGTGCTCGCGTACGCGCAGAGCCGGGACGAGACCCGGGCCGCGCTCCAGGTGCTCGGCGCCGCGAAGATCCCCACGATCGGCACCACGGCGACCGCCGACGAGATGCTGGCCGGCTCCGCGAGCCTCAGCTACTGGCCCTTCACCCCGGCCAACTCGACCGAGGCGCGGATCGAGGCGGACTTCGCGAGCCAGGAGAACATCGTGGCCGAGCCCGGCTCCGAGGCGAGCTGCTCCGCCGCCCGCCGCGCCCTCGTCATCGAGAGCTCCGCCGACCTCTACAGCCGCAGCCTCGCGGACAAGTTCCGCGCCGGCTTCCCGGGCACCTCCCAGGTGTTCAACTTCAACCAGGTCGGCGACTTCGAACCCGCGCCGCCGACCGGCGCGACCAGCGTGTCCAGCGCCGACGAACTGGCCCGCCAGCTGTGCAGGGCGCTCAAGGCGGAGCCGGAATCCGTCGTCTACTGGTCGGCGCGGGCCCGTGACTTCACCGCGTTCATCGAGGCCATGGACACCCGGGGCACCTGTATCAGCGACGACATCACCGTCCTCGGCGGCAACGAACTCACCAACGTCGCCCAGACCGGCGCCTTCAACAACAAGGACTGGCTGCGCCTCTACTACTCCGCCCACCGGCTGCCCGCCACGGACCCGCGCGTCAGCGACAAGACCCTCCAGTTCGTGGACGCCTACAACGCGTTCGTGAAGCGCACCACCAAGGGCGCCGACCCCTGGATACAGGACGGCCACTCCGCCGTCTCGTACGACGCCTTCCACGTCCTGTCCCAGGCCGTCGACCAGGCCCGGCTGCGCGACGAGTCCGTCTCCCGCGAGTCCGTCCTCGTCGCCCTCGGCGGCGGTGTCACCTTCAACGGCGCCACGGGTTACGTCTCCTACGACCAGGGCAACAACGCCCCGCCCGCCGACAAGACCCTCGTCCTGCTGCGGCAGTTGGCGGACCGGCCGGAGGCGGTCGTGGTGTGCGGGGCGTACAGGCAGGGGGCGTCCAGCCGGGCGGAGGGCCCGCCATGTGCCTCATGA
- a CDS encoding glycoside hydrolase domain-containing protein: MADEMVRKAQQFINGAYEGKLGIDRIPETGVTGWTTMFGLTRALQYELGITTLSDTFGPTTLSTLASKYPSLSSATVPSENFARIIQSGLYCKGYDGGDIDGTYNSRVQSSMAQLKQNMGVDFTYPGGDLVPKVFKGLLNMDAYVTVNSGSDSIRAVQRWLNGQYVGRKDFFIIPADGHHSRDVAKSMLFAVQYELGMADGTANGVFGPGTQSGLKSHTVASGDSGPWVQLFSAGMVLNQRPVGFTSSFTSSLASAVSDFQSFAKLPVTGKGDFSTWASLLVSYGDQARKGEACDGVTRITPARAAALKAEGITYIGRYLTNPSTTSLPEKAIQAGELQTIADAGLRCYPIYQTFGRDASDFSYIAGRTAGQAAVNAALDHGFKSGTRIFFAVDFDALDGDVTSNVLPHFKGIEDAIADDGNRYAIGVYGPRNVCTRVGEAGHASASFVSDMSSGFSGNFGYPLPTNWAYDQIVTRTVGTGAGAIEIDNNIASGRDTGQGSFNPPRVQKADTRLDDSVLTAMQTDVGKYMESLGYPLDGGTRSYQHWKCFQSTVVDHDDVITELSNRYNMRKALVQTSAYWEMRHIEPLDEAAWEAVILAYNTTGQYIKDTSTGIAKQRALTLVGAWNHCLTKGYVTGRPILDASKDDDKYSIWKKAHDDESFALTSVFMIHMWDIDGKPGGDDDSPAMRSPRLDYTDSEIYDVLRRYQGPAEPAFTEAKKRLGLYYVMEKYNSISRNV, from the coding sequence GTGGCCGACGAGATGGTGCGCAAGGCACAGCAGTTCATCAACGGCGCCTACGAAGGCAAGCTGGGTATCGACCGTATCCCCGAGACCGGGGTCACCGGGTGGACGACGATGTTCGGCCTCACCCGTGCCCTCCAGTACGAGCTGGGCATCACGACGCTCTCGGACACCTTCGGCCCGACCACGCTGTCCACGCTGGCGTCGAAGTACCCGAGCCTCAGCAGTGCCACGGTCCCGTCCGAGAACTTCGCCCGGATCATCCAGTCAGGCCTGTACTGCAAGGGCTACGACGGCGGCGACATCGACGGGACGTACAACTCCCGCGTCCAGTCGTCGATGGCCCAGCTGAAGCAGAACATGGGGGTGGACTTCACCTACCCCGGCGGCGACCTGGTGCCGAAGGTGTTCAAGGGTCTGCTGAACATGGACGCCTACGTCACCGTCAACAGCGGCTCGGACAGCATCCGGGCCGTGCAGAGATGGCTGAACGGGCAGTACGTGGGCCGCAAGGACTTCTTCATCATCCCGGCCGACGGTCACCACTCGCGTGACGTCGCGAAGTCCATGCTGTTCGCCGTCCAGTACGAGCTCGGCATGGCCGACGGCACGGCCAACGGCGTCTTCGGCCCGGGCACCCAGAGCGGGCTGAAGAGCCACACCGTCGCGTCCGGCGACTCGGGCCCGTGGGTGCAGCTGTTCTCCGCCGGCATGGTCCTCAACCAGCGGCCCGTCGGCTTCACTTCCAGTTTCACCAGCTCCCTCGCCTCGGCCGTCTCCGACTTCCAGTCGTTCGCGAAGCTCCCCGTCACCGGCAAGGGGGACTTCTCGACCTGGGCCTCCCTCCTCGTCTCCTACGGCGACCAGGCGCGCAAGGGCGAGGCCTGCGACGGCGTCACGCGGATCACACCGGCCCGGGCCGCCGCGCTGAAGGCCGAGGGCATCACGTACATCGGGCGGTACCTGACCAACCCGAGTACGACCTCCCTGCCGGAGAAGGCGATCCAGGCGGGCGAGCTGCAGACCATCGCCGACGCGGGCCTGCGCTGCTACCCGATCTACCAGACCTTCGGCCGGGACGCCTCGGACTTCAGCTACATCGCGGGCCGTACCGCCGGGCAGGCCGCGGTCAACGCCGCCCTGGACCACGGCTTCAAGTCCGGCACCAGGATCTTCTTCGCCGTCGACTTCGACGCCCTGGACGGGGATGTCACCTCCAACGTCCTGCCTCACTTCAAGGGCATCGAGGACGCGATAGCCGACGACGGGAACCGGTACGCGATAGGCGTCTACGGTCCGCGCAACGTGTGCACCCGCGTCGGCGAAGCCGGCCACGCGTCCGCCTCGTTCGTCTCCGACATGTCCTCCGGCTTCTCCGGGAACTTCGGCTACCCGCTGCCCACGAACTGGGCCTACGACCAGATCGTCACCCGCACTGTCGGCACCGGCGCCGGTGCGATCGAGATCGACAACAACATCGCCTCGGGCCGCGACACCGGCCAGGGCTCCTTCAACCCGCCGCGCGTGCAGAAGGCCGACACCCGCCTCGACGACTCCGTCCTCACGGCCATGCAGACGGACGTCGGCAAGTACATGGAGTCCCTCGGCTACCCGCTCGACGGCGGTACGCGCAGCTACCAGCACTGGAAGTGCTTCCAGTCGACCGTGGTCGACCACGACGACGTCATCACGGAGCTGTCGAACCGGTACAACATGCGCAAGGCGCTGGTCCAGACATCGGCGTACTGGGAGATGCGGCACATCGAGCCGCTGGACGAGGCGGCCTGGGAAGCCGTGATCCTCGCGTACAACACGACGGGCCAGTACATCAAGGACACGTCCACGGGCATCGCCAAGCAGCGCGCCCTCACCCTCGTCGGCGCGTGGAACCACTGTCTCACCAAGGGATATGTGACGGGCCGGCCGATCCTCGACGCGTCCAAGGACGACGACAAGTACTCGATCTGGAAGAAGGCGCACGACGACGAGAGCTTCGCCCTCACCAGCGTCTTCATGATCCACATGTGGGACATCGACGGGAAGCCCGGCGGAGACGACGATTCCCCCGCGATGCGGTCGCCGCGCCTGGACTACACCGACTCGGAGATCTACGACGTCCTGCGGCGCTACCAGGGTCCCGCCGAACCCGCGTTCACCGAGGCGAAGAAGCGCCTGGGGCTGTACTACGTGATGGAGAAGTACAACTCGATCTCCAGGAACGTATAG
- a CDS encoding GntR family transcriptional regulator codes for MPGSGGNGAVTRSTLRQQIADALRDEVLAGRLQPGQEFTVKEIAEQYGVSATPVREALVDLSAQGLLEADQHRGFRVHEYSPADYRGMIEARSLVTDGMFTSLAKGGMRQIDDPRAVAALAAVRRRGEEAQRAAAAGDLNILIGYDLRFWRELSGLFGNPYLADFLHRLRVQSWVCAVQYLRRVDDLKGHLWSGHTELVDALARRDPAAAHAIVTEYSAHSLALIERLAAG; via the coding sequence ATGCCCGGCAGCGGCGGCAATGGGGCCGTAACCCGCAGCACCCTGCGGCAGCAGATCGCGGACGCGCTGCGCGACGAGGTGCTCGCGGGCCGTCTCCAGCCGGGCCAGGAGTTCACGGTGAAGGAGATCGCCGAACAGTACGGCGTCTCCGCGACCCCCGTCCGCGAGGCCTTGGTCGACCTGTCGGCCCAGGGCCTCCTGGAAGCGGACCAGCACCGCGGCTTCCGCGTCCACGAGTACTCCCCGGCCGACTACCGCGGCATGATCGAGGCACGGAGCCTGGTCACCGACGGCATGTTCACCAGCCTCGCCAAGGGAGGCATGCGGCAGATCGACGACCCCCGCGCCGTCGCCGCCCTCGCCGCCGTCCGCCGCCGCGGCGAGGAGGCCCAGCGAGCCGCCGCCGCAGGCGACCTGAACATCCTCATCGGCTACGACCTCCGCTTCTGGCGCGAGCTCAGCGGCCTCTTCGGCAACCCCTACCTCGCCGACTTCCTGCACCGGCTGCGCGTCCAGTCGTGGGTCTGCGCGGTCCAGTACCTGCGCCGGGTGGACGACCTGAAGGGCCACCTGTGGTCCGGCCACACGGAGCTCGTGGACGCGCTGGCCCGGCGCGACCCGGCCGCCGCGCACGCGATCGTCACGGAGTACAGCGCCCACTCCCTCGCCCTCATCGAGCGCCTGGCCGCCGGGTGA
- a CDS encoding condensation domain-containing protein — protein sequence MRMTDLQRCEMRPGRLVEWTLHPAAVEAAARLPDDERPPAYVQESHVRTARSVHEDGLFVPTWLGATFDIPGRLDLDVLQGALRAWTLRHETLRSGFRWAGDEMRRFTLDADDVVLHREDKGRFAEAASLTRYLQDRFDVVANALTWPNFIYTAVVREDGASVRMAFDHSNVDAYSIYRIPAEIHELYAAGLEGRAMDTAPVASYVDFCASERTNADRIDDTHAIVARWREFIGRCDGKLPNFPVDLGLDPEGPLPGQKLMHEMLVDDADAAAFEARCRPYGGSLVGILAATALAVREIGGQEVYRTVVPFHTRAKSQWSDSVGWYVGGAPIEVPVARATDFDSALEMVRAALRESRPLARMPIARVLRLLGADFRPTSPDLYSIVSFVDARGVVGSERWRDLKAYGLIRVSSGDQVCAWTTRLHEGVQFAARYPDTDVAYKNMCLYVDRLRDLIVTAARHPAAQAVRV from the coding sequence GTGCGTATGACCGACCTCCAGCGTTGCGAGATGCGGCCCGGACGTCTCGTCGAGTGGACGTTGCATCCGGCGGCCGTCGAGGCCGCGGCGAGACTGCCCGACGACGAGCGGCCACCCGCGTACGTGCAGGAGTCGCACGTCCGGACGGCGCGCTCGGTGCACGAGGACGGTCTGTTCGTGCCGACATGGCTGGGGGCGACGTTCGACATCCCGGGGAGGCTCGATCTCGACGTGCTGCAAGGCGCGTTGCGGGCATGGACGCTGCGGCACGAAACGCTGCGCAGTGGCTTCCGGTGGGCCGGTGACGAGATGCGCCGCTTCACTCTGGACGCCGACGACGTCGTACTGCACCGCGAGGACAAGGGCCGCTTCGCCGAGGCGGCCTCGCTCACCCGCTACTTGCAGGACCGTTTCGACGTCGTGGCGAACGCGCTGACCTGGCCGAACTTCATCTACACCGCGGTCGTCAGGGAGGACGGCGCGAGTGTCCGCATGGCGTTCGACCACAGCAACGTGGACGCCTACTCGATCTACCGCATCCCCGCCGAGATCCACGAGCTCTATGCGGCCGGACTCGAAGGCCGCGCCATGGACACGGCACCGGTGGCCAGTTACGTCGACTTCTGCGCGAGCGAGCGCACGAACGCCGACCGGATCGACGACACGCACGCGATCGTGGCCCGCTGGCGGGAGTTCATCGGCCGCTGCGACGGAAAGCTGCCGAACTTCCCCGTCGACCTCGGGCTCGACCCCGAAGGACCCCTGCCCGGCCAGAAGCTGATGCACGAGATGCTCGTGGACGACGCGGACGCGGCGGCCTTCGAGGCGCGCTGCCGCCCGTACGGCGGAAGCCTCGTCGGCATCCTCGCGGCCACCGCCCTGGCCGTCCGCGAGATCGGCGGGCAGGAGGTGTACCGCACCGTCGTGCCGTTCCACACCCGGGCGAAGTCCCAGTGGTCGGACTCGGTGGGCTGGTACGTGGGCGGCGCGCCGATCGAGGTTCCCGTGGCGCGGGCGACGGACTTCGACAGCGCGCTGGAGATGGTGCGGGCCGCGCTGCGGGAGAGCCGCCCGCTCGCCCGGATGCCCATCGCGCGCGTGCTCCGGCTGCTGGGCGCCGACTTCCGGCCCACGTCCCCGGACCTCTACTCGATCGTCTCGTTCGTCGACGCGCGCGGCGTGGTGGGATCGGAGCGGTGGCGGGACCTGAAGGCGTACGGACTGATCAGGGTGTCGTCGGGCGACCAGGTGTGCGCGTGGACGACCCGGCTGCACGAGGGCGTGCAGTTCGCCGCCCGCTACCCGGACACCGACGTGGCGTACAAGAACATGTGCCTGTACGTCGACCGGCTGCGGGACCTCATCGTCACGGCGGCACGGCACCCGGCCGCACAGGCCGTACGGGTCTGA